A single window of Taeniopygia guttata chromosome 1, bTaeGut7.mat, whole genome shotgun sequence DNA harbors:
- the SLITRK6 gene encoding SLIT and NTRK-like protein 6: MKLWIFVLCSVVVASDPFQSQPSFSSVRGSCQSLCSCEEKDDTIIINCDKRDIKMISEINVPPSRPFHLNLLNNGLSMLHVNDFAGLVNAISLHLGFNNIADIEPGAFNGLSLLKQLHINHNSLETLKEDTFNGLENLEFLQADNNFITVIEASAFSKLNRLKVLILNDNAIEYLPPNIFRFVPLTHLDLRGNQLQTLPYVGFLEHIGRILDLQLEDNKWACNCDLLQLKIWLENMPPQSIIGDVVCNSPSVIKGSILSRLKKESLCPTHPVNELEDPSGSLPLVVTTSISDNHLSTKVIPLLKAPTKEPSLVLHTSKPTTFLGISCPVPCHCTSHMLSGVLMHCQERNIESLSDLGPPPPNPKKLILAGNIIQTLLKSDLVDYASLEMLHLGNNRIEILEEGSFMNLTRLQKLYLNGNHLTKLSQNLFLGLQHLEYLYLEYNAIKEVLPGTFNVMPKLKVLYLNNNLLQALPPHIFSGVPLTRLNLKTNQFAHLPVSNVLDELDMLVQIELEDNPWDCTCDSVGLQKWIQKLSKNTMMGDIFCKSPGHLAKKELKSLNSEVLCPALINSHALPTHASFVVVTTSSPTANTADTILRSLTDAVPLSVLILGLLIVFITIVFCAAGIVVLVLHRRRRYKKKQVDEQVRDSSPVHLQYSMYGHKTTHHTTERPAATLYEQRIVTPMVQVYHSPSFSPKHTEQQQEEGSEKEANDSKYLRRSLLERENTSPLTGPNVKYKATDQSAEFLSFQDASCLYRNILEKERELQQLGITEYLRKNIVQLQPDVEVRYPGTHEELKLMETLMYSRPRKVFLEQTKNEYFELKANLHAEPDYLEVLEQQT; the protein is encoded by the coding sequence ATGAAGCTTTGGATTTTTGTTCTATGTTCAGTTGTGGTTGCATCTGATCCTTTCCAGTCACagccttctttttcttcagtcaGAGGATCTTGTCAGAGTCTGTGCTCCTGTGAAGAAAAGGATGATACCATTATTATCAACTGTGACAAAAGAGACATCAAGATGATATCAGAAATAAATGTCCCACCATCACGGCCTTTCCATCTTAATCTGTTAAACAATGGTCTGAGTATGTTACATGTGAATGATTTTGCTGGCCTTGTTAATGCTATTTCTCTGCATCTTGGTTTTAACAATATAGCAGATATTGAGCCTGGAGCTTTCAATGGTCTCAGCCTTCTTAAACAACTTCATATCAATCACAATTCTTTGGAAACACTTAAAGAAGATACGTTTAATGGATTGGAAAATTTGGAGTTTCTTCAAGCAGACAACAATTTCATCACAGTGATTGAAGCAAGTGCCTTTAGCAAGCTCAACAGGCTTAAAGTGCTTATTTTGAATGATAATGCCATTGAGTATCTTCCTCCAAACATATTTCGTTTTGTGCCATTGACCCATTTAGATCTGCGTGGAAACCAGTTACAGACACTGCCCTATGTTGGCTTTTTGGAACACATTGGAAGAATACTAGACCTTCAGTTGGAAGACAATAAATGGGCCTGTAACTGTGATTTGTTGCAGTTGAAGATATGGCTAGAAAACATGCCTCCTCAGTCCATAATAGGTGATGTTGTATGCAATAGTCCTTCAGTTATCAAAGGTAGCATATTAAGCCGGCTGAAAAAAGAATCACTTTGTCCCACTCATCCTGTTAATGAACTTGAAGATCCTTCAGGGTCACTGCCCTTGGTTGTAACCACCTCTATCAGTGATAATCATCTATCAACTAAGGTGATTCCTCTCCTGAAAGCTCCTACTAAAGAGCCAAGTTTAGTGCTTCATACTTCCAAGCCTACTACATTTCTAGGAatctcttgtcctgtcccttgtcACTGCACCAGCCATATGCTCTCAGGAGTTCTTATGCACTGCCAGGAGCGAAATATTGAAAGCTTGTCTGATTTAGGACCCCCTCCTCCAAATCCTAAAAAGCTTATCCTAGCTGGAAACATTATTCAGACGCTATTGAAATCAGATCTTGTGGACTATGCTAGCCTGGAAATGCTTCACCTGGGGAACAATCGCATTGAGATCCTTGAGGAAGGTTCCTTTATGAATCTGACTAGACTACAGAAACTATATCTCAATGGCAATCATCTTACAAAGCTAAGTCAGAATCTCTTCCTTGGCCTTCAGCACCTTGAGTACTTGTACCTTGAATACAATGCCATCAAAGAAGTTTTGCCAGGGACATTTAATGTAATGCCAAAACTGAAAGTTCTCTACCTAAACAACAACCTTCTGCAGGCTTTGCCACCCCATATCTTTTCAGGTGTTCCCCTCACCAGATTAAATCTGAAAACAAACCAATTTGCTCATTTGCCTGTGAGCAATGTCTTGGATGAACTGGATATGCTGGTACAAATTGAACTCGAAGACAACCCTTGGGACTGTACTTGTGATTCAGTTGGCCTGCAAAAATGGATACAAAAATTGAGCAAGAATACCATGATGGGTGATATTTTTTGTAAATCTCCTGGGCACTTAGCAAAAAAAGAATTGAAATCCCTAAACAGCGAAGTCTTGTGTCCAGCTTTAATAAACAGCCACGCCCTACCAACTCATGCCAGTTTTGTAGTTGTGACAACTTCTTCTCCTACTGCCAACACTGCAGACACCATCCTGCGGTCCCTTACAGATGCTGTCCCACTTTCTGTTCTAATATTAGGACTGCTCATTGTGTTTATAACTATTGTATTTTGTGCAGCAGGAATAGTTGTTCTCGTTCTGCATCGGCGCCGGAGATACAAAAAGAAACAAGTGGATGAACAAGTGAGGGACAGCAGCCCTGTTCACCTTCAGTACAGCATGTACGGGCATAAGACAACACACCACACCACAGAGCGCCCAGCTGCGACTCTCTATGAGCAGCGAATAGTCACCCCCATGGTTCAAGTGTACCACAGCCCGTCCTTCAGCCCCAAGCACACCGAGCAGCAACAGGAGGAGGGAAGTGAGAAGGAAGCTAATGATTCCAAATATCTTCGCCGAAGTCTCCTGGAAAGAGAGAACACTTCACCACTCACAGGTCCAAATGTCAAATACAAGGCTACAGATCAATCTGctgaatttttgtcttttcaggaTGCTAGCTGCTTGTATAGAAACATTcttgaaaaagagagagagctgCAGCAACTAGGGATCACAGAATAcctaagaaaaaatattgtccAGCTCCAACCTGATGTGGAAGTTCGTTATCCTGGAACACATGAAGAGTTGAAGTTAATGGAGACACTCATGTACTCCAGGCCAAGAAAGGTTTTTCTAGAACAAACTAAAAATGAGTATTTTGAGCTCAAGGCTAATTTACATGCTGAGCCTGACTACCTGGAAGTCCTGGAGCAGCAAACATGA